Genomic segment of Mycobacteriales bacterium:
GGGGGGCCCCCGCCCCCCCCCGACGGTGGAGCGTGGGTCAGACGACCGGCACGCCGGGGACCTCGGTGCCGTGCGGCAGCGAGATCGACTTCGACTCGAGGTAGGCCGACAGGCCCTCCGGGCCGAGCTCGCGGCCGATGCCGGAGGACTTGTAGCCGCCGAAGGGCGCCGCGAACTCCAGCGAGAAGGAGTTGACGGTGTAGGTCCCGGTGCGGACCTTGCGGGCGACGTCGATGCCGGCCGCGACGTCAGCGGTGAAGACCGTGCCGGACAGGCCGTACTCGCTGTCGTTGGCGATCCGCAGCGCGTCGGCCGGGGTGTCGTAGGCGATGACGCTGACGACCGGACCGAAGACCTCCTCCTGCGCGATGGTGTGGCCGGGCTCGACGTCGACGACGATCGTCGGCTCGACGTACCAGCCGGTGCCCTGCTCGCCCGGGCGGCCGCCGCCGACAGCGACCTTGCCGCCCTGCTTCTGCGCGGTGGCGATGTAGCCCTCGACGCGGTCGCGCTGGCGCGCGGTCACGAGCGGGCCGATCGTCGTGGTCGGGTCGAGCGGGTCGCCGACGACCTCGTTGCGGGTGTGCTCGACGAGCGCCTCGACGACCTCGGAGTAGCGGTCGCGCGGGGCGAGCACCCGGGTCTGCGCGACGCAGGCCTGGCCGTTGTTCATGAAGCCCGACCCCAGGATCGCGGGCACCGCGGTCGACAGGTCGGCGTCGTCCATGACGATCGCGGCGCTCTTGCCGCCGAGCTCGAGCGTGACCCGCTTGAGCTGCTCACCGGCGATGGCGCCGATTGCGCGGCCCGCGGCCGTCGAGCCGGTGAAGCCGATCTTGTCGATGCCGGGGTGGCGGACGAGGTGCTCGCCGACCTCGCGACCGGCGACCACGATGTTGACGACGCCCTTGGGCAGGCCGACCTCCTCGAGGACCTCGGCGAGCAGGTAGGCGTCGAGCGGCGTCTCCGGCGCGGGCTTGAGCACGACGGTGCAGCCGGCGAGGATCGCGGGCGCGAGCTTGAGCGCGGTGGTGAACAGCGGGACGTTCCACGGGACGATCGCGGCGGCGACGCCGACCGGCTCGCGGCGGACCAGCGCCGGTCCCATGACGCCGTTGCGGACCTCCTCGAAGTGGAAGGTCTCGGCGAGCCCGGCGTAGTAGTCGAAGACCATGGTGCTCGACAGGACCTGGCCGAGCTGACCCCAGGAGTACGGCGAACCCATCTCCTCGGCGATCGTCTTCGCGAACTCGTTCATCCGGCCGAGGATCGCCGCCGAGATCGCGGACAGGTAGGCGCCGCGCTCCTTCGGCGTCGTCCCGGACCACTCGCCGTCGAACGCGCGGCGGGCCGCGTCGACGGCCTTGTCGATGTCGGCAGTGGTGCCGTCGGGCACGGTCGCGATGACCTGCTCGGTGTGGGGGCTGATGACGTCGATGGTCCCGGTGCCGCTGGGGGCCTGGAAGTGACCGTCGATCCAGATGTGCTCGCGGTTCTGCACGCCGTGACTCCTTCGCCTGGTTGTCCCGGCAGTATGGAACACGTTCTAGTAATTGCGCTAGGGTCACGCCGGTCCGATCTCGGGAGGTGGGCATGGCCGCACCGCCGGTCACCGCGCCCCCGCGCGAGCGGATGCTCGCCGTAGAGCTGCTGTCGGACCCGGACTACCGCAACTACTGGCTGGGGTCGACGGCCTTCGCCTTCGGCATCTGGGGCTTCATCCTGTCGATGGGCTACAGCGCCCGGCTGCTCACCGACTCGCCGCTGGCGGTCTCGCTCGTCTCGGTCGCCTACTTCCTGCCGATGTTCATCGGGGCGCTGCCGTCGGGCGTCCTCGCCGACGCCGTCGACCGCCGGCTCACCGTCATCGTGTCGCGCGCGGTCTGCGCCCTCGGGGCGCTCGGTCTCGCGGGCCTCACGGCGACCGACGCCCTCGGCTACCCCGCGCTCGTCGCGCTGTCGGCGCTGACCGGTGCGACCGTCGTCAGCGAGGTCGCGGCTCGACAGGCCTACGTCGCGCAGATCGTGCGGCCCGACCAGGTCGTGGGCGCCACCGCGCTGGGGTCGGTGCAGGGCGGCATCGCCCGCGTCGTCGGGCCCCTCGCCGCGGGCGCGCTCATCTCGCAGTCCGGAGAGACCGCGGGCTACCTGCTCTTCGCCGTGGCGAACGCCGCCTGCGTCGTCGTCTTCCTGCGCATCCGCACCTCCGGTAAGCCACCGCGGGCAGCCGGCCGGCCCGTGTCTGAGCTGGTCGAGGGGATCCGCTACCTCCGGCGCAGCCCCGATGCGCTCGCCATCACCGCCGTCGGCCTGCTCACCGGGGTCGTCGGGTGGGTCTTCCTCGCGCTGATGCCGCTGATGGTCACCGACGAGCTCGGTGGCGGCCCGCTGATGCTCGGCGTGCTGTCGACGATGGTGGGTCTCGGCTCGGTGCCCCCGTCGGTCCTGCTCGCCGTCCGCTCCGGTGGCCCGCGGCGCGAGGGCCGGCTGTTCTACCTCGCCACCCTCGCATGGGGCCTCGCCGTCGTGGTGTGGGGCCTCACCGGCTCGCCCGTCGTCGCCGCTGTCGCACTGGCCGTCTGCGGTGCGGGCAACGGCCTGCAGCAGGTGCTGCTGCGCACCCTGCTGCTGCGCCTCGTCGACCCCGCCTTCCACGGTCGGGTCATGGGCACGCTGATGCTCACCTGGGGCGGCTCGGTCGTCGGCACCCTCGCGGGCGGCGCGATCGCCGAGTCGCTCGGCGTCGGACCCGTGATCGCGCTGTCGGGTGCGGCCATCGTGGTGATCACCTGCGGGGTCCTCGTCGTACGCCCCTCGACCTGGCGCTTGTAGCTCAGCTGCTGCTCGGTTCGGCAGCGAGGTCTGCCGGACGGGTATCCGGGCCTTCTTCGCGGGTCGGTGTTTCCGCGGAAACAGGTTGTCCACAGGAGTGATAGCCGGCTGCGTCTAGCGGCCCGCGAGGCTGCGCCAGGGGAACCAGAGGCTCTCGCGATGCGTCACACCGCTGTGCAGTTTCGTCTCGGCCTAGTGCTGGTCGCCATCATCGTGCTCGCGGCGTGCGGCGAGGCGGACGGCGTGGTCGAGCCCTCGGGCGCGTGGACGCTCAAGGGTGACCCCGTCAGCCGCGACCAGGTCGAATCCAACGCCGGTCCAGAGAACTGCAACTGGCAGAAGGCCCACTTCCTCGGCCTGTCCTGGCCGCAGGGACGGACGTACGACGACCCGAGGCGCAAGCGCACCTACGTGAAGGACCCGAATGGCGTGCTCGACTTCGCGCCTGATTTGCGGGAGGGCTAAGAGGCGAAGACCACCCTGCCGGCAGACGCGGTCGACACCGGCTACCGGAACAGCGGCTACGCCCTCTGGTACTCGCCGAAGGCATGGGACCGCCTCGTGTACCTCGTGCGGGACAACGGCAACGTGGAGTTGTGGCCGAAGGCCAACAAGCCCGTCGGCTGCGCCTAGGAAGCGATGCTCCGCTTGCCGACGGGTGCGAGCCTTTGGCAGGACCGAGGCAGGTGCCCTAGACGACGGCGACAACCTCGTCGAGGGGTGCTGGACGCATCCACAGGTATCCCTGCCCGAGGTCACAGCCCAGCTCGGTCAGAACCGCGTATTGCGCCTCGGTCTCCACGCCCTCCGCGACAGCGCGCAGGCCGAGCGCGTGCGCCATGTCGATGACGCCCCGCACGATGGCGAGGTCTGCTGAGCTCCGCTCGATCTCGAAGACAAAAGATCGGTCGATCTTGATCAGGTCAACGGGGAACCGGCGCAGGTAGCTCAGCGGGGAGTAGCCGGTGCCGAAGTCGTCGAGGGCGAGCTTGACCCCAACGGCCTTGAGCTCGTGCAGCTTGCTGATCGTGCCCTCGGTGTCGGCCATCGCCGCCGTCTCGGTGATCTCGAGGATCAGCCGGTCCGCTCCGATGCCACTGCGCTCCAGGGCGTCGGTGACGTGCTCGACTAGCCGAGGATCCTGAAGCTGCCGTGCCGACAGGTTGACGCTGATATAGGTCTGCGGAGGTAGGCGGGCCGCGTCCGCGCAGGCGGTGAGGAGCACCCACTGGCCCATCTCGACGATCTGCCCGCTGTTCTCCGCGACGTCGATGAACTGCCCTGGCGTCAGCAGCCCGCGCTTCGGGTGCTCCCAGCGGATCAGTGCCTCCATGCCGACGGTCTGCTGCGTGCACGTGTCAATGATCGGCTGGTAGTGCAGCCGGAACTCGTCACTACGGAGCGCTCGGTCGATCTCGCGGCGCAGGGCCAGGCGGGCCTCGGTCGCCGCCTGCATCTCGGGTGCGAACAACTCGAAGCCGTGAGTGCCCTTCGCCTTCGCGGCGTACATGGCCGCGTCGGCATGAGCCAGCAGCTGATCCGCGTCGGTGTAGAGCCCCTCGGTGCACGTCAGTCCGACGCTCGCCCTGATCACCATCTCGGTGCCCGCCAGAGCGACCGGCTGGCTCACCGCGGCGAGGATCCGCTCGACGATCGCGACCGCGGTTTCCAGCTCCGTGTCCTCGAGCAAGAAGGCGAACTCGTCGCCACCGAGTCGTGTCACGGTGTCCGTGGGGCGCATGCAGGAGGCAAGCCGATCGGCGATCGCGCACAGCAGCTCGTCGCCGACGGCATGGCCGAACGTGTCGTTGACAGCCTTGAAGTCGTCGAGGTCCATGAAGGCGACGCAGATCGGCACCCGCTCGCGTAGCCCGCGCTCGAGCGCGTGCCGGGCGCGGTCATGGAACAGGGTCCGGTTCGGCAAGCCGGTCAGGGCGTCGTGCAGAGCTCGCTCGCGGAGCTCGTCTTCGAGGCGGCGCCGCTCACTGACGTCGCGGGTGTTGAGCACCAGAGCTGCAACGGTCGGCTCGTCGAGGAGGTTGGAGATCGTCGTCTCCACGTGGATGTAGGTCCCCTTGGCATGCATCAAGCGGCACTCGATGCGAACGTGCTGACGATTCTGCGCGTCGGCCAGGGCCTGCTCGAACGCCGGCAGGTCGTCGGGGTGCGCCCAGTCGCGCACTGCCCGGCCGACCACCGACTCGGAGTTGTCGAAGACGCGTGCCGCCGCGGCGCTCTGGTAGGTGACCAGTCCATCCGTGTCGACGAGGGTGATGACATCACTGCTGTTCTGCGCGAGCGAGCGGAAGCGTGCCTCGCTCTTGGCAAGGTGCTCCAAGGCCGCGCCGCCCAGCGCCGTGATGAAGCCGACCAGCTGCAGCTCCTCCTCACCGAAGGCCTTGTCGGGCTGGCCCTGCGTAACAAGCAAGCACCACGTCGGACCTCCGTGCACCGGGATCGGAGCCGCCAGCCCGGCGCAGAACCCCAACCGCCTCAGGTGGTCCTGCTCGTCA
This window contains:
- a CDS encoding aldehyde dehydrogenase, with protein sequence MQNREHIWIDGHFQAPSGTGTIDVISPHTEQVIATVPDGTTADIDKAVDAARRAFDGEWSGTTPKERGAYLSAISAAILGRMNEFAKTIAEEMGSPYSWGQLGQVLSSTMVFDYYAGLAETFHFEEVRNGVMGPALVRREPVGVAAAIVPWNVPLFTTALKLAPAILAGCTVVLKPAPETPLDAYLLAEVLEEVGLPKGVVNIVVAGREVGEHLVRHPGIDKIGFTGSTAAGRAIGAIAGEQLKRVTLELGGKSAAIVMDDADLSTAVPAILGSGFMNNGQACVAQTRVLAPRDRYSEVVEALVEHTRNEVVGDPLDPTTTIGPLVTARQRDRVEGYIATAQKQGGKVAVGGGRPGEQGTGWYVEPTIVVDVEPGHTIAQEEVFGPVVSVIAYDTPADALRIANDSEYGLSGTVFTADVAAGIDVARKVRTGTYTVNSFSLEFAAPFGGYKSSGIGRELGPEGLSAYLESKSISLPHGTEVPGVPVV
- a CDS encoding MFS transporter, producing the protein MAAPPVTAPPRERMLAVELLSDPDYRNYWLGSTAFAFGIWGFILSMGYSARLLTDSPLAVSLVSVAYFLPMFIGALPSGVLADAVDRRLTVIVSRAVCALGALGLAGLTATDALGYPALVALSALTGATVVSEVAARQAYVAQIVRPDQVVGATALGSVQGGIARVVGPLAAGALISQSGETAGYLLFAVANAACVVVFLRIRTSGKPPRAAGRPVSELVEGIRYLRRSPDALAITAVGLLTGVVGWVFLALMPLMVTDELGGGPLMLGVLSTMVGLGSVPPSVLLAVRSGGPRREGRLFYLATLAWGLAVVVWGLTGSPVVAAVALAVCGAGNGLQQVLLRTLLLRLVDPAFHGRVMGTLMLTWGGSVVGTLAGGAIAESLGVGPVIALSGAAIVVITCGVLVVRPSTWRL
- a CDS encoding EAL domain-containing protein, producing MLGGRLFCKRLGAGQTGARGGRLPVAAGGIAVDDRLPALIDVARAITGATTFDAVEAAVCESVVSLLRTDRGRLISWADLGSHGFGSFLDRAVAEERPVVAEPGDEQDHLRRLGFCAGLAAPIPVHGGPTWCLLVTQGQPDKAFGEEELQLVGFITALGGAALEHLAKSEARFRSLAQNSSDVITLVDTDGLVTYQSAAAARVFDNSESVVGRAVRDWAHPDDLPAFEQALADAQNRQHVRIECRLMHAKGTYIHVETTISNLLDEPTVAALVLNTRDVSERRRLEDELRERALHDALTGLPNRTLFHDRARHALERGLRERVPICVAFMDLDDFKAVNDTFGHAVGDELLCAIADRLASCMRPTDTVTRLGGDEFAFLLEDTELETAVAIVERILAAVSQPVALAGTEMVIRASVGLTCTEGLYTDADQLLAHADAAMYAAKAKGTHGFELFAPEMQAATEARLALRREIDRALRSDEFRLHYQPIIDTCTQQTVGMEALIRWEHPKRGLLTPGQFIDVAENSGQIVEMGQWVLLTACADAARLPPQTYISVNLSARQLQDPRLVEHVTDALERSGIGADRLILEITETAAMADTEGTISKLHELKAVGVKLALDDFGTGYSPLSYLRRFPVDLIKIDRSFVFEIERSSADLAIVRGVIDMAHALGLRAVAEGVETEAQYAVLTELGCDLGQGYLWMRPAPLDEVVAVV